The nucleotide sequence AAGGCCCATGGTGGAGGGAGGAGATGTGAGTTTCTTGGATGTACAAAGAGCGCTGAAGGGCGCACCGACCACTGCATTGCCCATGGCGGTGGCCGCCGGTGCAGTAATGATGGCTGCTCCCGTGCTGCCCGAGGAAGATCTGGCTTATGCATCAGGCATGGAGGTGGAAAAAGGTGTCAGCAGGAGAAGTGCACCAAGAGCGCAGAAGGTCATTCTGGCCTCTGCATCTCTCATGGGGGTGGGAGGCGATGCCAGTTTCCAGAATGTGCAAAGGGTGCACAGGGAAGCACAAAGTTCTGCAAGGCGCATGGTGGAGGCAAGCGCTGCACTTTCTTGGGCTGTACCAAAGGAGCTGAAGGCAGCACCCCTTACTGCAAGGGCCACGGAGGAGGCAAGCGCTGCTTATTTGAGGGTGGTGGAGTGTGCCCGAAGAGTGTGCATGGCGGGACGCAGTACTGTGTTGCGCATGGTGGTGGGAAGAGGTGCGCTATTTCCGATTGCACTAAGAGTGCTAGAGGGCGGACGGAGTACTGTGTGCGCCATGGTGGTGGCAAGAGATGCAGGTTCGACGGCTGTGTGAAGAGTGCGCAGGGGAGCACTGATTTCTGCAAGGCGCACGGGGGAGGCAAGCGCTGCTCATGGGGCCTGCCGGACTCGAGCTTCGGTATTGGCACAGAGCAGTGTGATAAATTTGCTCGCAGCAAGACTGGCCTCTGTTCAGCTCACACCGCTCTAGTCCAGGACCACTGTGTTCATGGTGGTGGTACATTAGGCCCTGTGATCCACCACTTCGCCACAGATGTTAAACCGGACGAGATGGAAATTGCTGCGGCAGTGAAGGTTGATCCTGTTTCGATGCAGTCGGAGCCTCCATTGCCGGAGGGCAGGGTGCATGGCGGCGGGCTGCTGGCGCTGCTTTCTCGCGGCGGAAACCACACAGGCCCTGTTGGTAACTCGGAGAACGGGGCCTCTGTCATGATGGCGTGGATGTGAGTGGGCGGACATTCTCATCAAGAATTGGTTGCTTCAAGTTTTGATCTGTTTCCAGAGCTAATGCTGTGGCGGGATGAAGTTCAACATTTCACCAATTGTTGTCCTAGTTGTTTGGAAGTGGTAGGACATATATCCTCCGTGTAGAATAAATAAGGGAGAGCGTTGTGGGCTTCTCTGTTattgtaattaattaattaatgtcgTCAAACTGCCCTTGCTTTGTGTTTATTACAATTTGTGTAATCTGATACTATTTCACAGTTCCTACTTGGATGTCGTCTCTTCGCTGTTTGCTTTCCTTTGTGTTTCTGGTAATAGTGCAGCATGTAGTACGATATTTTTTGGTGGGTACTGGGTAGAAGTCTGTCCTATATTGGTCGGATGAGGGTTATTTGGTTATCGATTATTCATCAGataattctctttttttttgtgAGCCATCAGATAATTCTCAGTCGCGTCAAGAGATGAATGTTGATGCATATTATCATTGCTAGAAACTCTCTAGATTTAGTACCATGAACGTCGAGAGATGAATGTTGATGCACATATCATTGCTAGAATCTCTCTAGATTTTTTCTGAAACCTGTGGCACACTATTCAAATCAAATACTTGTTACATCACTAACAAGTTCAACTAGGATAATCTACGAAGGATCAGCCTCCCAAGAAACTACagcattactccctccgtttcgaattactcgtcatagaaatggatgtatctagaactaaaatacatctagatacatccatacctgcgacaagtaattcgaaacagagggagtagaatcaTAGGAATTCCTAGCAAACTTGTGTGCCACCTTGTTCCCCTAAGTGAGAGGAAAAGGACAAATACTTTGAGCTAAATGAAAACACTTGTTCAGAGTAGTAGAATAAGAATGAAACTCTAGATTTAGTACCATGAACGTCAAGAGATGAATGTTGATGCCCATATATCAAATGCTAGAAACTCTCTAGATTTGGTACCAGACCGCCATGTATGGCTTTTGGAGGCCCGGGCTATGTAAAATATGTTATCATTGATCAATAAAGCTCGGGAGTTTCGCTAAAAAAGAAGAGATGTTGCttcaaagaaaaaagaaagaagagatgTGAGGCAGGTTCCAGGGAAGCTTGTGGCCAGGCACAAGATAGCCAGGGTACCAAATGTTACAATTGTGTCGAATTATTGGGCTAGAGTTAGACTTGGAGTATGCAAAGGGTTAGATGTTTGAGCCTAACACCAACGACCCTGGGAATCTGACTTCCAGGTGGTGGTTTCCTCCAGAAATTCCATATAGGCGTCCTGCACCAGTGTCAAACGAAACCTCTAGTGCACTGGTTCTTCCTGAACCAACACGCAACATGAATGATCCCCGACAAGGAAAAGGAGATGATATGCAGTTAACTCAAGAGTAAAGGCAATGCACAGTACGGTCAGCATAGGAAGACGCTCAGTACAATGTTCCAAGAGAATCAGTTACCGTGGCTACGAAGGAGAACGTGAACGGGGTCAACAGAAGCTCCATCGCAAAGCCAAATTTACACCTACGATCGCAACTCGATGGCCTAGTTATGTTACAGGGCAAAACTGGACAAAAATAATCACACCCACTTGGGAGCAACCAGTTAGGAAATTAGCAGAAAACAAAGAATGAACAAAATTTCCTGAAGAATGAATAACTGCCCTAAGTATGTGGTTAAGCGCTACTCAATCAAATGTCCGTCCTTGTGTCGTTTAAGCGACCGGCATCATCTGACGGTGGCTTTATATACCTCCCTATGGTTTTTTGCCGAgccctcttcttcattctctggatCTTGTCTTTGGTCTGTTGCTTCCTTCGCTCCTTCTCCTGCTGCCGCATGGTCCTCTCCCGCTCGTACAGAC is from Triticum aestivum cultivar Chinese Spring chromosome 3A, IWGSC CS RefSeq v2.1, whole genome shotgun sequence and encodes:
- the LOC123061521 gene encoding uncharacterized protein, with translation MDKTSHGLGFGDRINSVNTSHYQSSVEHTAQHRDTLDSTSYSSFSFTNTKALKRKWGTMAGAEGTGDALLTLGLGRSPSSSDNSKVSSATACAMSPCSLKEADEESSVDLSLNFELSLGNDVAHFQRKSSAALVAKSPKLDLQLSLSTGSPESAVTCTNMVSPNIHDGLDIPVTYSLPAIIGNGSAPSSWGFEHSVVSSSYASEATYAFPFSKIPRQENGALASPVISSTMPASVKSSVASTSVVTNPQQRNLNTKTCQFPGCGKGARGASGHCIAHGGGRRCQKPGCQKGAEGRTIYCKAHGGGRRCEFLGCTKSAEGRTDHCIAHGGGRRCSNDGCSRAARGRSGLCIRHGGGKRCQQEKCTKSAEGHSGLCISHGGGRRCQFPECAKGAQGSTKFCKAHGGGKRCTFLGCTKGAEGSTPYCKGHGGGKRCLFEGGGVCPKSVHGGTQYCVAHGGGKRCAISDCTKSARGRTEYCVRHGGGKRCRFDGCVKSAQGSTDFCKAHGGGKRCSWGLPDSSFGIGTEQCDKFARSKTGLCSAHTALVQDHCVHGGGTLGPVIHHFATDVKPDEMEIAAAVKVDPVSMQSEPPLPEGRVHGGGLLALLSRGGNHTGPVGNSENGASVMMAWM